The genomic interval ATATATATAAATTGGCCAGCTATGGTAAAACATTAATAAGATCACAGCAACTAAAGTAATGACAATACCTAGAATAATTGATTTGTATCCGCCAATTTTATCAAATAATACACCGCCGACAAGATTGCCAATAACGGTAGCAGCAGAATTCAACATAAGGACAATACCAGCTACTGTTAACGATTTGCCTAGGTGTTCATGTATATAGATCGTATTAAGCGGCCATAAAAATGATGAACCCGTAACATTGATCATCATACCGACTACAAGCAACCAAAGTGAACGCGGCATTTTTATCCTCCTCGCGTGAGTTAGTGAATAATGGATTGGGGCTGATCCGCTTACCCATGATTCGTTCCAATTAGATGACAAGTTGATAATAGTGCCTTTATCATCTATTAATCTATCTGTACTCAGAGAATTTTAGACGCTTTTTACTCGGTTTGCAATGAGGAAACTCACAGTTTGTTAATGTTGTAATAATGGGAATTTATCGACTTTTCCTGCAGCAAATTTCATTCATTTAAAAGGATGTACATAAGAATATCATCAACATATTTCCCATCAATATAAAACTCATTAATTAATCTACCTTGTTCGATAAAACCGTTCTTTCTATAAAATTCAATTGCACCTTCATTTGTCGCTAAAACACGTAATGATAACTTGTGTACACCCTTTTTCTTTGCTAGTTCTTTGCCTTTATGTAGTAATTGTTTTCCAATGCCTTTTCCTTGTATCCTTTGATCAACAGCAATATCGAGCTCTAATACATGTTTATTTGTTGCTAGTGGTGTTGGATAATGAAATCCTAAGTAACCTGCTATTTCACCCTCTACAAGTGCAACAATTTGACTTTCTGCAGGATTTCTCTTTGCAAATTCTTCAACAGATGCCCAAGCAATTTCAGCTGGAGTTGTCGTAGAATTCCATATACGATGGTCTAAAGCAATAAGCTGCTTGAAATCTTCCTCTTTTGATAAACGAATTTCAACCTTCATAAATAAAATCCTCTCTTGCTCTCATTCCTACTTATTTTCTCGTAAAATGACAAACTTTAATTTTGACAAAATCACACCTACAAGTAAAATAACATGGAAAAAACCAATAGTTAAGCAGTTACGTCCACATTTGCTCGTAAAAAAATCGACTGCTAATTAAGCAGCCAATTCAAGTTTCACCTATAATTCTCTTCTTAAAGCAGATAATACATTTATATTTGTCGCTTTTACTGCAGGACGTAATCCTGAAACCATTGCGACGATTATACTAATTCCTGCTGAAATGAATACTAGACTAACTGGTATATAGGAAAAAGTAATGTTCATATCACCTTCTCCACCCATTACTGAATGTAAAATAATTGGTAACATCATATTTGCAGCATAGCTTATTGCATAGGAAATAACCACTCCTATGATCGATCCCACAATCCCAATATATGCACTTTCCATTAAAAATAAACGACGAATAATTCCTGGTTGTGCACCTAATGCTTTCATAATCCCAATCTCTTGTGTTCTTTCTGTAACAGCCATTGTCATTGTATTGAAAATTCCAATAGAAGCAATCAAAACAGCTACAGTCCCAACAAAGATTAATCCTGCTTTAAAGACGTTAAAAAATAGGTTTACACTATCTAGTTCCTCTGTTATTGAATAAACCATATAGCCTTTATTCTTTAAATCATCTGTTACTTGTGCTACATGCTCTAATCCTGTTGAGTAAACTAATACTTCACTATAAGGTAGATCAGTTAAGGATTCATGATCGTTATTACTAGCAAAAGCTAAAATCTCTTCCCTAAGTGAGTCGTTAATGTAAATACTTTGATCCTGAAACCAGTCTCTAGTTGGTGCTTTCCCAACTCCAGATATGGTGAAGGTAAATGTTTTTTTCTCTTCCTTCCCATCGATTTCCTTCAATATTGTCATTGTAAATTCTTTACCAACTAGCTCTCCCTCATATCCAGCAGGTACTTCTATAGTATCTTGGGAAGATTCCAACGCTTTTTGATATTGCTCTTTTTCTTCTTTTGTTAATAATGATTTTGCAAAATGATATCCAACAATAACTTCATTTTCTGACTTTGGTACTTCTCCTTTTTCCAAAGCTAAATTCCCTTTAAGTTCTTCTTCCATATTCGTAATTGTAGGATAAACCTCACCTTTCCGATCTTCGAACGTTACCTCGAAAGGTTTATCAATTGAATTACGATGTACGACAGCAGCTACATTTTCTGTCTTAGCAAGTTCTGCAAGGTTATCTTTGTTGATCGCTTCGGAGTTTCCATCCTTTTCTTTCCCTTTAACACTTACTTCTGTCATGACTTGTTGCGACTTAATTTCTTCTGTAATACTTTTTTGAATCCCAAATCCAACAGAGGCTAAAACAATTAAGAAGGCACAAGCCATCGTTGTTGCTAAGATTGTCATAAAAACTCGCAAGCGATTTTTTTTCATATTTTTTTGCATGAATTTTAGTTGATCTTTAAACTTCAATGAATGCACCACCTTTTGTTAACACACCATCTTGTAGATGGAACTGATGGTTGCTGATTTTTGCTACTTCTTCATCATGTGTGATGATGAAAAATGTAATACCCTGTTCTTCATTCAGTTTTTTAATCAAATCTAAAATTTCTTTTTCCGTTTCTGAATCAAGACTTCCAGTTGGTTCATCAGCTAAGATTATACTTGGCTTTGTGATAAGTGCACGAGCAATACTTACACGCTGCTGCTGTCCGCCAGATAGTTCATTCGGATAATGATCAGCATGATGATGTAAACCGACACTTTCTAATAGCTCCAACACTTCCTTTTTACGCTGTGTTGAAGAAATTCCTTTTAGGGTAAGCGGCAATTCTACATTTTCAAACGTTGTTAAACTTTGGATCAATTGAAAGCTCTGGAAGATAAAGCCGAAATTATCTAATCGAAACATAGCCCACATTTTCTCATTAAAGGATGTAACATTTGTTTCTTTTATGATGATTTCACCTGCAGTTGGTGAAATATATCCTGAAATTAGATTTAGCAATGTTGATTTTCCTGAGCCGCTTCGTCCAACAATGGAGGCAATTTCTCCTTTCTTTATTGTTAAAGAAATATTTTTAAGAACAGGTATTTCGTTTTTACTGCCCTTTTTACCAACCTTAAAGGAATGACTTAAATCCCGAACTTCAATCATGTTTTCTCCTCCGACAATCTTATTTTTTCTTTTTATAGATCACAAAGTAACTTACAAGAAAGCCAATAATAGCTCCAACTGCAGCCCCAATGAAGTAACCCATCATGGTATTTTCTGCTGACGACAAATACCCAAATGAACTAAAACCTAGGATCCCTAGTAGAATGACTACAAATTGGATCGGTCGCTCCATCCATTTCCAAAGGAAAAATGCTCCATTTCTTTCAAAGGGATGCTTACTAAATGGAAAAAATCCAATGATGAGAAAAAGGGCAGACATTAATATGGAAGGATAAATTTCTTTCACTGGAATATTCGCATATTTAAAAAAACACATACGCAATCGGAGTAAAATGATACGTGCTTTCCAAAATGTCATCGTCTAATGTAAAATCAACCCCTGTAAACACTTCTAGCTGAACAGCAATTAAAGCAACTATTAATAGTGGTAAAATCCTAACCGAAAATGTAACAATTCCTTGGGCAAATGAAGTTCCCGCAATGCCTCCAGCCGAAAATGTCAGCGTGTAAAATACAGTAACGCACCAAGTAAAAACCAAAAATTTGATTCAAAATGAATTGTCTGTATCTTAGTGCTTGTATGTATAGCGGTCATAAAAGGAATTTTGCACAGGCATAAAAATGACGTTTTCTTTTAACAAACGGATGTTTGATAATTGAAACATTTTTAAACAGAATATAGCCTTCATCAGCTTGTTAAATTGTTTACATCTGAGCAACGTTGTTTTACCAGACCCATTCCGACTAAGCAACCCAAAAATTTCACCATGGGTAAGCTTAAGATTTATATCTTTCAGTACATAGTTTCCATTAATTGTTTTCTTCAGATTTTTTATTTCTAGCATGGGCTTCGCCTCCCACTTTTTTCTTTATTTCATCGATCCAGTCATGAATATGGTTAAAGTCGATTCCTGCATAAAACGCATCAATTATTAGTGGCTTTAGCTGTTCTTTAATCATTTCCATCTTCCCTTCATCTACCGTTTCCCTTGCGTTTTCCGATACAAATGTTCCCCGGCCACGATGCGTTTCTATGATGCCTTGCCTTTCAAGTTCCTTATACGCTTTACTCACCGTATTTGGATTGGCAATGATCATCGTTGATAATTCTCGAACGGACGGTAGCTTATCACCAGATTTTAACAACCCTTTAAAACAAAGCTCCTTCATTTGCTGAATAATCTGTTCATAAATGGGAGTCGAACTTCTTGGATCAATTTGTATCATCGTTTCTCCCTCTTTCTTTACATGCATTTTGTATTATGTGCACTATATGATATAATACACATAATACATTAATACCATTTACTATTTTTGTCAATTGGTAATCTTGCAGCTTTTTATATTGGCTGTTTTGGCACTTTGTTGCTAATTACTAAGTAATGCGGTGTGGTTAATTGCAGTGAGAGATGCTTGCTTTCCGCGGGGCGGGCGGAGCCTCCTCTGCGTAAACGCCTGCGGGGTCTCACCTGTCCCGCTGCTCCCGCAGGAGTCTCGCAATTTGCTCCAATCAACCTTAAATAGTTTTCGTTTCTAAAAAAACAATCTTTATGAAAAGAGCCTTTATTTTTCAATAACATTCTTTGTTGCATAATAGAAAAAACGCCGTAATAATACGACGTTAATAGAGCAAAACCTAACCTATTGTTTCGTTTCAACTCTCTGTTTTGATTTAAGCTTCTGCCCTTTTTTTGCGTTTTTAGCTTTCGTTTCAGTAACAGGATCGAAATCTTGACCAAGCTCTATATCATTGTTATTTATTCCATTTTTCGTTTTTTGCTCGGGATTATTTTGCTTTGAACGCTTTTTCATCGCTCACCACTCCCTTTTAAGATCATGTTATTTTGTAGGCTTTGTAATTGTAGTCGCATTCTATACAGTTGATCTTGTTGTTGATCATTTGCACTTAATGAAAGGTGATTAATATCATTTACTGCATTCTCAAGCTTTTGAAGTGCGTTTGTATACTCAGTTTCATTATAGTGCTCTTGTCTAGCCCCAA from Metabacillus sediminilitoris carries:
- a CDS encoding glycogen biosynthesis protein GlgD, whose protein sequence is MKKRSKQNNPEQKTKNGINNNDIELGQDFDPVTETKAKNAKKGQKLKSKQRVETKQ
- a CDS encoding GNAT family N-acetyltransferase, producing MKVEIRLSKEEDFKQLIALDHRIWNSTTTPAEIAWASVEEFAKRNPAESQIVALVEGEIAGYLGFHYPTPLATNKHVLELDIAVDQRIQGKGIGKQLLHKGKELAKKKGVHKLSLRVLATNEGAIEFYRKNGFIEQGRLINEFYIDGKYVDDILMYILLNE
- a CDS encoding ABC transporter permease — its product is MKFKDQLKFMQKNMKKNRLRVFMTILATTMACAFLIVLASVGFGIQKSITEEIKSQQVMTEVSVKGKEKDGNSEAINKDNLAELAKTENVAAVVHRNSIDKPFEVTFEDRKGEVYPTITNMEEELKGNLALEKGEVPKSENEVIVGYHFAKSLLTKEEKEQYQKALESSQDTIEVPAGYEGELVGKEFTMTILKEIDGKEEKKTFTFTISGVGKAPTRDWFQDQSIYINDSLREEILAFASNNDHESLTDLPYSEVLVYSTGLEHVAQVTDDLKNKGYMVYSITEELDSVNLFFNVFKAGLIFVGTVAVLIASIGIFNTMTMAVTERTQEIGIMKALGAQPGIIRRLFLMESAYIGIVGSIIGVVISYAISYAANMMLPIILHSVMGGEGDMNITFSYIPVSLVFISAGISIIVAMVSGLRPAVKATNINVLSALRREL
- a CDS encoding YtzC family protein; amino-acid sequence: MATRKSVDEYLQRCTEALEYAQEQYEIGARQEHYNETEYTNALQKLENAVNDINHLSLSANDQQQDQLYRMRLQLQSLQNNMILKGSGER
- a CDS encoding GntR family transcriptional regulator, whose amino-acid sequence is MIQIDPRSSTPIYEQIIQQMKELCFKGLLKSGDKLPSVRELSTMIIANPNTVSKAYKELERQGIIETHRGRGTFVSENARETVDEGKMEMIKEQLKPLIIDAFYAGIDFNHIHDWIDEIKKKVGGEAHARNKKSEENN
- a CDS encoding ABC transporter ATP-binding protein yields the protein MIEVRDLSHSFKVGKKGSKNEIPVLKNISLTIKKGEIASIVGRSGSGKSTLLNLISGYISPTAGEIIIKETNVTSFNEKMWAMFRLDNFGFIFQSFQLIQSLTTFENVELPLTLKGISSTQRKKEVLELLESVGLHHHADHYPNELSGGQQQRVSIARALITKPSIILADEPTGSLDSETEKEILDLIKKLNEEQGITFFIITHDEEVAKISNHQFHLQDGVLTKGGAFIEV